A portion of the Tachysurus fulvidraco isolate hzauxx_2018 chromosome 8, HZAU_PFXX_2.0, whole genome shotgun sequence genome contains these proteins:
- the LOC113653619 gene encoding cytochrome c oxidase assembly factor 3 homolog, mitochondrial, whose protein sequence is MADQEGRPNAGKEFARRIDPTNDSLTREQLQFIRQAELAQWKKRSQKLRTRNVITGLAIGALVMGIYGYTFYSVSQEKIMDEIDEEAKTAARMRNSKTGAN, encoded by the exons ATGGCGGACCAGGAAGGTAGACCTAACGCTGGAAAGGAATTTGCCAGGAGAATAGATCCTACTAACGACAGTCTGACACGAGAACAGCTGCAGTTTATCCGGCAGGCGGAACTTGCTCAGTGGAAGAAGAGGAGCCAAAAACTACGCACCCGAAATGTCATAACCGGACTCGCCATTGGAGCCCTAGTGATGGGCATCT ACGGCTATACATTCTACTCTGTGTCTCAAGAAAAGATCATGGACGAGATAGACGAAGAAGCAAAAACGGCTGCCAGGATGCGGAACTCAAAGACAGGAGCGAACTAA
- the cntd1 gene encoding cyclin N-terminal domain-containing protein 1 has product MNNSKLKSLPVKRQTSTSNLKFGEASVELLSDFLCTLNNQNKSNLDKVSSVCGTFKDRRVVEHAFLICEEFQLDHLVAYNAIEILARFMQKHIEKLFSQQKSEVCDGSVCEAKGNYEELVFQRLREKLCLFIISSMQIASKVTLHTNVIDNRSALRYLRLVGSDCPKEKILESELLILKTLDFRVNVPNPLSFAETLLEVLGHNDPTTPVVHLHHLCRYVLQYVYLQRESIYGSLLMAVTGCLSPSPDQRAKFVSVTEDCMLLGVGVIAVAAFIHQTSAWEKVVEELALITGISAKSIMDFVHVTLMHVTKNKVK; this is encoded by the exons ATGAACAACTCTAAACTTAAGTCTTTACCGGTCAAAAGACAGACATCAACTTCAAACTTAAAATTTGGTGAAGCTTCTGTTGAGCTTTTATCAGATTTCCTGTGCACCCTTAACAACCAGAACAAGTCCAACTTGGACAAGGTTTCAAGTGTGTGTGGGACTTTTAAAGACAGAAGAGTAGTTG AACATGCATTTCTTATTTGCGAGGAGTTTCAACTTGACCATTTAGTGGCTTATAATGCCATTGAAATACTAGCGAG ATTTATGCAGAAGCACATTGAGAAGTTATTTTCACAGCAGAAGAGCGAGGTGTGTGATGGCAGCGTGTGTGAAGCCAAGGGAAACTATGAAGAGCTGGTCTTtcagagactgagagaaaaacTTTGTCTCTTTATCATTTCAAGTATGCAAATCGCCAGCAAAGTAACCCTACATACCAAC GTGATTGACAACCGTTCTGCGTTGAGATACCTTCGTTTGGTTGGTTCTGACTGTCCCAAGGAGAAAATATTAGAATCAGAACTTCTCATCTTGAAAACTTTGGACTTCAGAGTGAACGTACCAAATCCTCTGTCATTCGCAGAGACTCTCCTAGAAGTTCTTG GCCACAATGATCCGACTACCCCTGTTGTACACCTGCATCACCTGTGCAGGTATgttctacagtatgtttatcTGCAGAGGGAATCAATCTATGGCTCATTACTGATGGCTGTAACCGGATGTCTCAGCCCATCTCCAGATCAACG GGCAAAGTTTGTGTCTGTGACAGAAGACTGCATGCTGTTAGGGGTGGGAGTGATTGCCGTGGCTGCTTTCATCCACCAAACATCTGCGTGGGAGAAA GTAGTGGAAGAGCTCGCGCTGATCACCGGAATCTCAGCAAAAAGCATCATGGACTTTGTTCACGTGACCCTCATGCACGTCACCAAGAACAAAGTAAAATGA